Proteins from a genomic interval of Poecile atricapillus isolate bPoeAtr1 chromosome 1, bPoeAtr1.hap1, whole genome shotgun sequence:
- the TMEM139 gene encoding transmembrane protein 139, with protein MWLETRWKNIRQTLLLLFTAALLIGVTMLAISSNINPVGYFFLGVGGVCLVGYLLSVFVECYLRNQHRHDTNEIPPNRQSQAGVNAAYEAPTYEEVMTMSAPAIWTITSNPGSVPSPLSEPPPYNVVIESSAQQEMMVETLQGPVPADTMHTSETDTGSRTHLQLVLPPRLQRFVSDIHEEKDVEERFEPLEPLTPPPAYETAISDEVFEDAHQPSGLGLISPSMNTEPNPHPNTGCS; from the exons ATGTGGTTAGAGACACGCTGGAAGAACATCCGCCAAACCTTGCTGCTCCTGTTCACCGCTGCTCTTCTCATCGGGGTCACCATGCTGGCCATCTCCTCTAACATCAACCCAGTAGGCTACTTCTTCCTCGGGGTAGGGGGAGTGTGCCTGGTCGGCTATTTGCTGAGTGTGTTTGTTGAGTGTTACCTGAGGAATCAACACCGGCATGACACAAATGAAATACCTCCAAACAGGCAAAGCCAAGCAGG ggtgaaTGCTGCCTACGAAGCGCCCACCTATGAGGAGGTGATGACCATGTCAGCTCCAGCAATATGGACAATTACATCCAACCCAGGCTCTGTGCCCTCGCCGCTGAGCGAGCCTCCCCCGTACAACGTCGTTATTGAATCCTCTGCCCAGCAAGAGATGATGGTGGAGACTCTCCAGGGCCCAGTGCCAGCAGACACAATGCACACCTCTGAGACAGACACGGGCTCCAGGACGCacctgcagctggtgctgccccCAAGACTGCAGCGGTTTGTTTCGGACATCCATGAGGAGAAAGATGTTGAAGAAAGGTTTGAACCACTGGAGCCACTCACTCCACCACCTGCTTACGAGACTGCCATCAGTGATGAGGTCTTTGAAGATGCTCACCAGCCCTCCGGGTTAGGACTGATCTCACCTTCCATGAATACAGAACCAAACCCTCACCCCAATACAGGATGCTCCTAG